Proteins encoded within one genomic window of Humulus lupulus chromosome 1, drHumLupu1.1, whole genome shotgun sequence:
- the LOC133812575 gene encoding calcium uniporter protein 2, mitochondrial: MASKKSLAQRLYNIYKFSSKSVTSCRIASSAAQNRIPRSPNRSNLAPDPGDNAIFSRFIHRRAIQEEMSLELRSVPMGGNLIEKLREIGIGRDRIRLDGLTPPPATETSPSERPGLTIEDTKKLLRVTQLEAVKSRLREIPQSSISYSEFVRICEETCTDSDLGRKFAKMLDESGNVVVFGNVVLLRPEQVAKVIQELIPVPEPSSNDPRRKELEELENQKSEIDERAESLVRKELWCGLAYLMVQTAGFMRLTFWELSWDVMEPICFYVTSIYFMAGYAFFLRTSKEPSFEGFFHSRFMAKQKRLMKQYDFDIGRYNELRKACYPYSTPYSTINSFDKAGKVQLGVVHD; this comes from the exons ATGGCGTCTAAGAAATCGTTAGCCCAGCGCCTCTATAACATCTACAAATTCTCTTCCAAAAGCGTTACGAGTTGCCGGATAGCTTCATCCGCGGCTCAAAATCGGATTCCTCGTAGCCCTAATCGCTCTAATCTCGCTCCGGATCCCGGAGACAATGCGATCTTCAGCCGCTTTATTCACAGGAGGGCTATACAGGAGGAGATGTCGCTGGAGCTCAGGTCAGTCCCAATGGGAGGAAACCTGATTGAGAAACTCAGGGAAATTGGAATCGGCCGGGATCGGATTCGTTTGGACGGACTTACACCGCCTCCGGCGACGGAAACTTCGCCGTCGGAGAGGCCGGGGCTTACGATTGAGGATACCAAGAAATTACTCAGGGTTACGCAGCTAGAGGCTGTAAAATCGAGGCTGAGGGAAATTCCTCAGAGCAGTATCTCTTACTCGGAATTTGTACGGATCTGCGAGGAGACTTGTACGGATTCAGACCTGGGACGAAAATTTGCGAAAATGCTGGATGAGAGTGGAAACGTCGTCGTTTTCGGGAACGTTGTGCTTCTCAGGCCTGAACAG GTTGCCAAAGTGATTCAAGAACTAATTCCAGTACCAGAACCAAGCTCCAACGACCCAAGAAGAAAAGAGCTTGAAGAGTTGGAGAATCAGAAGAGTGAGATTGACGAGAGGGCCGAGTCCCTGGTCCGAAAGGAGCTGTGGTGCGGTCTGGCCTACCTAATGGTTCAAACTGCGGGGTTCATGCGGCTAACTTTTTGGGAGCTGTCGTGGGATGTGATGGAGCCAATTTGCTTCTATGTCACGTCGATATACTTCATGGCTGGCTATGCCTTTTTCCTTAGGACCTCCAAAGAGCCTTCTTTTGAAGGGTTTTTCCACAGCCGATTTATGGCTAAGCAGAAACGATTAATGAAGCAGTATGACTTCGACATTGGAAGGTATAATGAGCTGAGAAAAGCTTGTTATCCATACTCAACGCCTTATTCGACGATCAATTCATTTGATAAAGCAGGAAAGGTCCAATTGGGTGTTGTACATGATTAA